The DNA window GATCAGCAACGGGCAGACAGAAGGCTTTGTGAACAAACTCAAAGTGCTCAAGCGGAGTATGTACGGGCGCGCCAACTTTGATCTGCTGCGGCTGCGCTTCCTTTATTGCGCGTGATGGTTCCTGGTCCGCCAGCAGAAGCGAGACCTGTGGCCCTGCCTGATCGCACTCCCTCCCAGGTGCGCTGTGACGCGCTCCGATCAGCGCGCAATGCTGGCAGGGGGATGGGCTCATGTCCATCGCATCCCTGGTGGTTGGTGGAGCCTTCCAACGTGTGTTGTCAGCACCGCTCATTTCACCCCGTCTCCAGAGCCGCCTGCAAGCTCCTGAGATGTTCCTGCGCGTGGTTGATGAGAATCGCCTCGATGATGCGGCGCAGACTCACCCGACCGCTCCCAGATGAAGTGGGGGCTGTTCTCTCCAGGTCTTCGTCCTGCAGGCCCTCGATCAGCCCTAAGACGGCGGCCTCGTTGTGCCGCAGCACCGCCAGCGTCTCCTCCTGGGTATACGTGGCAAAGTGGTGCGCATGCCACTCGTTAAAATCCTGCCCCGCAGGACCGTCTGCCTGCTGGGGAGGAAGCCTTTGCCCAGCAAGGATCGCGGCAATGACGGCTGCGACCCAGCCCTCTTGATCGTAGCCGTTGGCGATATGGTGGACGGTGACGCCAACCGACCACTCCCCAACCACGCAGGGGGTTTGCCACTGCGTGGTCGTACAGGGTTCCACCAGGCTCCTGAGGGCGTCGTTCACCTCAGCAAACCGACGTACCAACTCTTGAACGTGCTGCTGCATCTGTGGCTGCCTTCCTTCCAGTAATGAGCGCCATGAGAGCAGTATACCAGGAGCGATCGCTCCTGGCAACGCTGCTGGGTGCTCGCCTCCATGCGAGCAGTCGCCCTGGAATCGGGCGGCATCACTGCGCACCGGGTGGGGCCAACCTTGCTTTCAGCGCCACCTCTGTTCTCCTAATAAGCAGGCAGGCTCACTTAATGCGAGGATGAGCCACTCTTCCAGTGTCTCACACACCCGGTCTCCCGGCGTTGCTTGAGATAGCGCTTGATAGTGGCAACGGAAAGCTGAAAGGCGGCGGCAATCTCGGCCTGGCGATGCCCTTGGTCAACGGCTCGCACGATGCGTTGGCGTAAGTCGTTAGAATAGGCTCTCATGCCGGCAGTGGCGAAAAGTGCAGAGTACTGATACCATCAGCGTATGAAACAGCCACCTTGCCCCTCTTGCCACCAGGACGAGTCCGTCATCAAGAGCGGTCTCAATCGGACTGGCTCGCAGCGCTACCGCTGCCAAGCCTGCCGCCGCTATTTCACCCCTGACCCCAAACCGGAAGGCTACGATCTGGCGCTGCGCAAACGGGCCCTCCAACTCTATCTGGAAGGCACCAGCCTCCGCGCGA is part of the Ktedonobacterales bacterium genome and encodes:
- a CDS encoding DinB family protein encodes the protein MQQHVQELVRRFAEVNDALRSLVEPCTTTQWQTPCVVGEWSVGVTVHHIANGYDQEGWVAAVIAAILAGQRLPPQQADGPAGQDFNEWHAHHFATYTQEETLAVLRHNEAAVLGLIEGLQDEDLERTAPTSSGSGRVSLRRIIEAILINHAQEHLRSLQAALETG
- a CDS encoding helix-turn-helix domain-containing protein — its product is MRAYSNDLRQRIVRAVDQGHRQAEIAAAFQLSVATIKRYLKQRRETGCVRHWKSGSSSH
- a CDS encoding helix-turn-helix domain-containing protein gives rise to the protein MKQPPCPSCHQDESVIKSGLNRTGSQRYRCQACRRYFTPDPKPEGYDLALRKRALQLYLEGTSLRAIGRLLGIHHQSVSNWVTRAADALPATVTDATPSETIELDERYPFVQQKKTKSTSSSPSPAAAG